A genomic window from Fusarium verticillioides 7600 chromosome 5, whole genome shotgun sequence includes:
- a CDS encoding mitochondrial outer membrane protein porin, giving the protein MSVPAFSDIAKPANDLLNKDFYHLSATTFEFKDTAPNGVAFKVTGKSSHEKATSAAIEGKYTDKPTGLTLTQTWNTANALDTKIEVADSLAKGLKLEGLFNFLPATAAKGAKFNLHFKQPGFHGRAFFDLLKGPVANVDAVVGHEGFLAGASAGYDANKAALTAYSAAVGYAAPQYSAAITASDNLSVFAASYYHKVNSQVEAGAKATWNSKTGNAVGLEVASKYRIDPVSFTKVKINDRGIAALAYNVLLREGVTLGLGGSFDTQKLDQATHKLGASFTFEG; this is encoded by the exons ATGTCTGTCCCTGCCTTCTCCGACATTGCCAAGCCGGCCAACGAT ctcctcaacaaggatTTCTACCATCTCTCTGCCACCACCTTCGAGTTCAAGGACACCGCCCCCAACGGTGTTGCTTTCAAGGTTACTGGCAAGTCGAGCCACGAGAAGGCCACCTCTGCTGCT ATTGAGGGAAAATACACCGACAAGCCTACCG GCCTGACCCTTACCCAGACCTGGAACACCGCCAATGCTCTCgacaccaagatcgaggtcgCCGACTCCCTCGCCAAGGGACTCAAGCTTGAGggtctcttcaacttcctccCTGCTACCGCCGCTAAGGGAGCCAAGTTCAACCTCCACTTTAAGCAACCCGGTTTCCACGGCCGTGCCTTTTTCGATCTCCTGAAGGGCCCTGTTGCCAACGTCGACGCTGTTGTTGGCCACGAGGGTTTCCTGGCTGGTGCCTCCGCTGGTTATGATGCTAACAAGGCTGCTCTGACCGCCTACAGTGCTGCTGTTGGCTACGCTGCTCCTCAGTACAGCGCTGCCATCACCGCCTCTGATAACCTCAGCGTCTTCGCTGCCTCTTACTACCACAAGGTCAACTCACAGGTCGAGGCTGGTGCCAAGGCTACCTGGAACTCCAAGACCGGTAACGCTGTCGGCCTTGAGGTTGCCAGCAAGTACCGCATCGACCCTGTCTCTTTCACCAAG gtcaagatcaacgacCGTGGTATTGCTGCCCTTGCCTACAACGTCCTCCTCCGAGAGGGCGTCACCTTGGGTCTCGGTGGCTCTTTCGACACTCAGAAGCTCGACCAGGCTACCCACAAGCTCGGTGCCAGCTTCACCTTCGAGGGCTAA